One genomic segment of Bacteroidota bacterium includes these proteins:
- a CDS encoding dihydroorotase: MNILLKNGRLIDPASGRDETCDIHIVDGRIEKLAQNISASGSIQSVDLKGKIIAPGFFDMHVHLREPGFEHKETILTGCTSAAAGGFTAVACMPNTKPAIDDESVIKFIHERAKVALNGLVDVYPIAAVTLGRKGEHLAPLAELASAGAVAFTDDGDPVHDAEIMRRALEYASMFKKPVIQHAQDLPLTKGGVMNEGFNSTTLGLPGMPSIAEDLMVARDIQLARYTNSQYHVAHMSTAGCVELVREAKRKGLHVTCEVTPHHFTLTDDAVRTYDTNTKMNPPLRSQDDVEAMKEGLKDGTIDVIATDHAPHSFDEKQVEFQQAPFGIVGLETAIGLAITELFEKNILSLYQLVEKFSTNPRRILHLPQIKIQEGESANLTLLDPSFEWKVDVQKFKSKSKNSPFSGYVLRGKAVGVFNNGRVYWN, from the coding sequence ATGAACATCCTGCTAAAAAACGGACGTTTGATAGATCCCGCTTCAGGGCGGGATGAGACCTGCGATATTCATATTGTTGATGGAAGGATTGAAAAACTTGCGCAGAACATCTCAGCCTCCGGTTCGATTCAGTCGGTTGACCTGAAAGGGAAAATCATCGCTCCGGGTTTCTTTGACATGCATGTTCATTTGCGGGAGCCCGGGTTTGAACATAAAGAAACCATTCTCACCGGATGTACGTCTGCGGCGGCGGGCGGGTTTACAGCAGTAGCGTGCATGCCGAACACAAAACCTGCCATCGACGACGAATCGGTGATCAAGTTCATACACGAAAGAGCAAAAGTTGCGCTGAACGGATTGGTTGATGTGTATCCGATTGCTGCCGTTACTCTCGGAAGAAAAGGGGAACATCTCGCCCCGCTTGCCGAGCTTGCCTCGGCGGGAGCCGTCGCGTTTACCGATGATGGCGACCCCGTTCATGATGCTGAGATCATGCGCCGGGCTCTCGAATATGCAAGCATGTTCAAAAAACCCGTCATACAGCATGCACAGGATTTGCCGCTGACGAAAGGAGGCGTGATGAATGAAGGCTTCAACTCGACAACACTCGGTTTGCCCGGAATGCCTTCGATTGCCGAGGATTTGATGGTGGCGCGGGATATTCAGCTTGCCCGTTACACCAACTCGCAATATCATGTTGCGCATATGAGCACCGCCGGTTGTGTAGAGTTGGTGAGAGAGGCGAAGAGGAAGGGGCTGCACGTTACATGCGAAGTCACGCCCCATCATTTCACGTTGACGGATGACGCAGTCCGGACGTACGACACAAACACGAAGATGAATCCGCCCCTCCGCTCACAAGATGATGTTGAAGCGATGAAAGAAGGACTGAAGGATGGAACGATAGACGTGATTGCAACGGATCATGCCCCGCATTCATTTGATGAGAAGCAGGTGGAATTCCAGCAGGCGCCGTTCGGCATCGTGGGATTAGAGACGGCAATCGGATTGGCAATCACAGAGCTGTTCGAGAAGAATATCCTGTCGCTCTACCAACTCGTGGAAAAATTCTCGACAAATCCCCGGCGCATTCTCCATCTCCCCCAAATCAAAATTCAAGAAGGGGAATCCGCCAACCTCACTCTACTTGACCCTTCGTTCGAGTGGAAGGTTGATGTGCAGAAATTCAAATCGAAGTCGAAGAACTCTCCCTTCAGTGGATATGTTTTGCGCGGAAAGGCAGTCGGGGTTTTCAATAACGGCCGGGTATACTGGAATTGA
- a CDS encoding aspartate carbamoyltransferase catalytic subunit, whose amino-acid sequence MPLKSKHLLGLDGMPKEDIQLILDTAVSFREVLERPIKKVPPLQGKTIANLFFESSTRTRLSFELAERRLSADVLGFQAAGSSVSKGETLKDTARNIEAMKIDMVVMRHAASGAPHYLSTVIESAVINAGDGGHEHPTQALLDMYTLREKFERLQGLHVCIVGDITHSRVARSNIYGLKTMGAKVSVCGPATLIPRDVERLGVDVYNHIDDVLPKVDALNILRIQLERDAGRLFPSIREYHNYYGITRQRLDKTGRDVVIMHPGPINRDVEISADVADSENSVILQQVLNGVAVRMAVLYLLGTRN is encoded by the coding sequence ATGCCATTAAAGAGCAAACATCTGCTCGGACTCGACGGAATGCCGAAGGAGGATATTCAGCTTATTCTCGATACGGCCGTGTCGTTCCGCGAGGTTCTCGAGCGTCCGATCAAAAAAGTCCCGCCGTTACAAGGCAAGACAATAGCGAATCTGTTCTTCGAGAGTTCAACACGCACGAGGCTCTCATTCGAGCTTGCCGAACGGAGGCTCTCTGCCGATGTGTTGGGATTTCAAGCCGCAGGCTCCAGCGTATCGAAAGGCGAAACGCTGAAAGATACGGCCCGCAACATCGAAGCAATGAAAATAGATATGGTAGTGATGCGGCACGCTGCTTCCGGGGCACCGCACTATCTCTCAACCGTCATTGAATCGGCTGTGATCAACGCGGGAGACGGCGGGCACGAACACCCGACGCAGGCTCTGCTCGATATGTACACTCTCCGCGAGAAATTCGAAAGACTCCAGGGCCTGCATGTCTGCATTGTCGGTGACATTACCCACAGCCGCGTTGCCCGCTCGAACATTTACGGACTGAAGACGATGGGGGCGAAGGTTTCCGTCTGCGGCCCGGCAACATTGATTCCCCGTGACGTCGAGCGGCTTGGCGTGGATGTGTATAATCATATCGATGACGTACTTCCGAAAGTGGATGCATTGAACATTCTCCGTATTCAGTTGGAGCGGGATGCGGGGAGATTGTTCCCTTCGATTCGAGAGTATCACAACTACTACGGCATTACGCGCCAGCGATTGGACAAGACTGGACGTGACGTTGTGATCATGCATCCCGGCCCCATTAACCGGGATGTGGAAATTTCCGCCGATGTGGCCGATAGCGAGAATTCAGTTATCCTGCAGCAAGTTCTGAACGGCGTTGCAGTTCGGATGGCCGTGCTGTATCTGTTGGGAACAAGAAACTAA
- the pyrR gene encoding bifunctional pyr operon transcriptional regulator/uracil phosphoribosyltransferase PyrR produces MRKLKAKIIDASGMERTITRLAHEILEKNKGAGNIVIVGIRTRGEPLAKRVASRIEAVEEVKLNIGFLDITLYRDDLLGKLEQPEMKGTDILFDINGKDVVLVDDVLYTGRTIRAALDGLTDIGRPRSIQLAVLVDRGHRQLPIKADFVGKNVPTSAGESIRVHLKEIDGEDEVLLMHPEIPE; encoded by the coding sequence ATGAGAAAACTCAAAGCCAAGATCATCGATGCTTCGGGAATGGAACGAACGATCACGCGTCTTGCGCATGAAATTCTGGAAAAGAACAAAGGCGCGGGCAACATTGTCATCGTCGGCATCCGCACACGGGGCGAACCGCTGGCGAAACGAGTTGCGTCGAGAATAGAGGCCGTCGAGGAAGTCAAGCTCAACATCGGCTTTCTTGATATCACACTCTATCGTGACGACTTGTTAGGCAAGTTAGAACAGCCGGAAATGAAGGGAACCGACATCTTGTTCGACATCAACGGGAAGGATGTTGTGCTGGTGGATGATGTGCTATACACCGGCAGGACCATCCGAGCAGCGCTCGACGGTTTGACGGATATCGGCAGGCCGCGCAGCATACAGCTTGCCGTTCTGGTTGACCGCGGACATCGCCAACTTCCCATCAAAGCCGATTTTGTCGGAAAGAATGTGCCGACATCAGCCGGAGAATCGATCAGAGTCCACCTGAAGGAAATAGATGGAGAAGATGAAGTGTTGCTCATGCATCCCGAAATTCCTGAATGA